In Polynucleobacter sp. es-EL-1, the following are encoded in one genomic region:
- a CDS encoding LexA family transcriptional regulator, which yields MALIALPPNATESTLTQAPQALAVGSAFEFTLLSHRISAGFPSPAADYAEEGLDLNSYLVQNKPATFMFTVKGDSMLGAGICDGDKVVVDKALKPKHKDIVVAIVNDEYTIKRLYQLRGKTELQPENPQYQPITFEEGSELQIWGVVVGVVRKYSHASSRNGRVA from the coding sequence ATGGCACTTATCGCACTTCCACCAAACGCTACAGAAAGCACTCTGACCCAAGCCCCACAAGCCTTGGCGGTTGGTTCTGCCTTTGAGTTCACCTTGCTCAGCCATCGTATTTCAGCAGGATTTCCGAGTCCAGCGGCTGATTACGCTGAGGAGGGGCTCGATCTCAATAGCTATTTGGTGCAAAACAAGCCAGCCACTTTCATGTTTACCGTCAAGGGCGATTCCATGCTGGGAGCCGGCATTTGTGATGGCGATAAGGTAGTGGTTGATAAGGCCCTGAAGCCAAAACATAAAGACATCGTCGTGGCCATAGTGAACGATGAGTACACCATCAAGCGCCTCTATCAGTTACGGGGCAAAACCGAATTGCAACCCGAGAACCCCCAATACCAGCCGATTACTTTTGAAGAGGGTAGTGAGCTCCAAATTTGGGGCGTTGTGGTCGGAGTAGTACGGAAGTACAGCCACGCCAGTAGCAGAAACGGGAGGGTCGCATGA
- a CDS encoding Y-family DNA polymerase, protein MNQSGQTNQLFALVDVNNFYVSCERVFAPKLEGVPMVVLSNNDGCAVARSAEVKALGVKMGTPWFQMKDLAKQHGIAAYSSNYTLYGDMSGRVVEVLRKFTPNLEVYSIDESFLQIETVLKQYADPTSLGQIIKQDVKDTTGLPVCVGIGASKTLAKFANHLAKKNPQFAGVCDISSMPKEVLYQWMAETAVGEVWGIGSKTAKKLKELKINSVFDLVQVSPQAMRQQFGVVIERICYELRGVSCLQLEEVAPAKQQIISSRSFGKPVTSMEELAESVATHAARGAEKLRSQKSVTGALTIFVQTNPHKPFEPQHHQSITVVLSDPSDNTLILTSAALKGLKQIYKTGFKYKKAGVILNLLADKPTMQQSLFDDMEVKGKSAGLMKAMDSINSRFGNAAIKTAASGTKQDWKMRSGNRSPNYTTQWDELPVAQ, encoded by the coding sequence ATGAACCAATCCGGTCAAACCAATCAACTCTTCGCGCTCGTAGATGTCAATAACTTCTACGTCTCTTGCGAGCGGGTGTTTGCCCCTAAGTTAGAAGGTGTACCGATGGTAGTTCTGTCGAATAACGATGGTTGCGCCGTAGCACGTAGTGCTGAAGTCAAGGCCTTAGGGGTGAAGATGGGTACGCCCTGGTTTCAGATGAAAGACCTAGCTAAGCAGCATGGCATTGCCGCCTATTCATCAAACTACACCTTGTATGGCGATATGAGTGGCAGGGTGGTAGAGGTCTTAAGAAAGTTCACACCCAATCTCGAGGTCTACAGTATTGATGAGAGTTTTTTGCAAATTGAGACAGTGCTCAAGCAATACGCTGACCCAACTAGCTTAGGTCAAATCATCAAGCAAGATGTTAAAGACACAACAGGCTTGCCAGTATGTGTTGGTATCGGCGCTAGCAAGACGCTTGCTAAATTCGCGAACCACTTGGCTAAAAAGAATCCCCAGTTTGCTGGCGTATGTGACATCAGCTCCATGCCCAAAGAAGTGCTTTACCAATGGATGGCAGAGACAGCAGTAGGTGAGGTATGGGGTATTGGCAGCAAGACTGCCAAGAAACTCAAAGAGCTCAAGATCAATAGCGTATTTGATTTGGTGCAAGTATCACCACAAGCCATGCGTCAACAGTTCGGCGTGGTGATTGAGCGTATTTGCTACGAGTTGCGTGGTGTATCTTGCTTGCAGCTCGAAGAAGTCGCTCCAGCTAAACAACAGATCATTTCTTCAAGAAGTTTTGGTAAGCCAGTGACCTCTATGGAAGAGTTGGCTGAGTCTGTAGCTACTCATGCTGCAAGAGGTGCCGAGAAGCTCAGAAGCCAAAAGTCAGTCACGGGCGCGCTCACTATCTTTGTGCAAACCAATCCACATAAGCCATTTGAACCACAACACCATCAAAGCATCACGGTGGTTTTGAGTGATCCTAGCGATAACACCCTAATACTCACAAGCGCCGCATTAAAAGGGCTAAAGCAAATCTATAAGACTGGCTTTAAGTACAAGAAGGCGGGAGTCATTCTTAATCTCTTGGCCGATAAGCCTACGATGCAGCAATCACTATTTGATGACATGGAAGTCAAGGGTAAATCTGCTGGCCTCATGAAGGCGATGGATTCGATCAATAGTCGCTTTGGTAATGCTGCCATCAAAACTGCAGCATCTGGAACTAAGCAAGACTGGAAGATGCGATCAGGCAATCGCTCGCCGAACTACACCACGCAGTGGGATGAATTACCGGTAGCGCAATAA
- a CDS encoding exodeoxyribonuclease V subunit beta, with protein MKKFDNAIACDPSKSVIVSACAGSGKTWLLVARMIRLLLSGSKPSEILALTFTRKAAQEMRDRLYSLLEQFSTMSDEDLLDELCKRGLEEAQATSLLPEAKSLYIKVLASPQSIVIDTFHGWFGRLLNAAPISAEVQPGFSLREDGKRLLDECLADWWGDLPSDLKAHYDVLLRNLGASNTEKFLMGNYGLMKQRGAWTFFVESCKQKGIQPIEHFKQYLPRLSLENPLLQMWNAPQARADLEFLVRCFSHSSKQELAFVPQLVRALECMQRGGDVMEIAALLQVVFLNGDGDPRDNTNRALGAVHDYLEAEGQLDLESDHVAYKQAWAQAFVDYLAWQAEKEVFELNQAWFAMSERMMDHVASAKEAMRVRDFDDLEIGVSKLMGDYANAAYLQARLDAKYKHILVDEFQDTNPLQWQILRSWFEAYGQTKERPSVFIVGDPKQSIYRFRRADPRLFISATTFLKTEMGAVALDLDTTRRNAPKINAAVNDTFAPSQIPPTYQFHEQETLWEAFPEGLPDAPYSKEGEAALLPLIPYVKEELAPRQGSAFGAPITDVNQTTATTQRYVEGQQIAKWIHHILATRQVIDEEDGRKFWRAARESDFLLLVKRRKFLPQFERALREADLAYDSSRLGGLLNTLEIDDLIALLTVLLSPRHDLPLAQVLRSPIFSFTEQQMQALSIAKAKHEHYHSWWDVLQDSLDASAKKAAYFLEHWRVLAEHLPVHDLLDEIYQESNLRFAYAACAQPLARAQVVANLDAFLELSLNQDGGRYPSLSRFIDEINAMRRSDDDETPDEGEAESESEVELAQVDEDSEMSEEDRHKRVRLMTIHGAKGLESPFVIILDANHTVGASDHSGVLLEWSPNDRSPSHLSMYTKAGLTFPRSKIREDEEVISQNENWNLLYVAMTRAKQGLWISGVAKEPTTKNAIGLDQKSWYARAQVGKLPTLELAEVVVANPSGVANEHKSTDSALDSDTFSIEDFQIAWDQAKTSHQQQLLDIASGATVQSSVTTAKEDPDPEILEEGTHFHKLLEFLVPDSTSQTKPPMPSEQELMNWLGIDQEQAKKLTERVQIVINASNLKPYLTENQWVQAWNELDIVSKEGKSYRMDRLVEFEDHLAIIDYKLTIPEEGSPAYEKYRAQLGAYKEELGRIRKDKPAKAYLVSSKGEIAQIV; from the coding sequence GTGAAAAAGTTTGATAACGCCATAGCTTGCGACCCTAGTAAGTCAGTCATTGTTTCTGCTTGCGCAGGGAGTGGCAAAACATGGCTATTAGTTGCTCGTATGATTCGTCTTTTGCTATCAGGGTCAAAACCATCAGAAATTCTAGCCCTAACCTTTACACGTAAAGCTGCGCAAGAGATGCGTGATCGTCTTTATAGTTTGTTAGAGCAATTTTCCACGATGAGTGACGAAGATCTTTTAGATGAGCTGTGCAAAAGAGGTCTTGAAGAGGCTCAAGCTACATCATTGCTACCCGAAGCCAAAAGTCTGTATATCAAGGTTCTCGCTAGTCCACAGTCAATAGTGATTGACACTTTCCATGGTTGGTTCGGCAGATTGCTCAATGCTGCCCCAATCTCGGCGGAAGTACAGCCCGGTTTTAGTTTGCGCGAGGATGGAAAAAGACTGCTAGATGAATGCCTGGCTGATTGGTGGGGCGATCTTCCATCCGATCTCAAGGCGCACTATGACGTTCTTCTAAGGAATTTAGGTGCAAGCAATACAGAAAAGTTTTTGATGGGCAACTATGGCCTCATGAAGCAACGGGGTGCCTGGACTTTCTTTGTTGAGAGTTGTAAGCAAAAAGGCATTCAACCGATTGAACACTTCAAGCAATATTTACCTAGACTCAGTCTAGAGAACCCGCTGCTTCAGATGTGGAATGCACCTCAGGCAAGGGCAGATCTAGAGTTTTTGGTGCGCTGTTTTTCTCATAGTAGTAAACAAGAGTTAGCGTTCGTACCCCAATTAGTGAGGGCGCTAGAGTGTATGCAGCGTGGTGGCGATGTGATGGAAATCGCCGCTCTACTGCAAGTAGTCTTTTTAAATGGTGATGGTGATCCACGTGATAACACTAACAGGGCTCTTGGTGCTGTTCATGATTATTTAGAGGCGGAAGGTCAGCTAGATCTTGAATCGGATCATGTCGCCTATAAGCAAGCTTGGGCACAGGCATTTGTTGATTATTTAGCTTGGCAAGCCGAAAAAGAAGTCTTTGAGTTAAACCAAGCCTGGTTTGCAATGAGTGAGCGCATGATGGACCATGTCGCGAGCGCTAAAGAAGCAATGCGAGTGCGTGATTTTGATGATTTAGAGATTGGTGTTAGCAAGTTGATGGGCGACTACGCTAATGCTGCCTACTTACAGGCGAGGTTGGACGCTAAATATAAGCATATCTTAGTGGACGAGTTTCAAGATACTAATCCTTTACAGTGGCAGATTTTGCGTTCATGGTTTGAAGCATATGGCCAAACAAAAGAGAGACCGAGCGTCTTTATTGTGGGCGATCCTAAGCAATCGATTTATCGCTTTCGCAGAGCTGATCCCCGTTTATTTATTAGCGCAACAACATTCTTAAAGACGGAAATGGGTGCTGTGGCACTGGATCTCGATACAACACGTCGCAATGCGCCCAAAATTAACGCGGCTGTAAACGACACATTTGCTCCATCACAGATACCACCTACATATCAGTTTCATGAGCAAGAAACCCTATGGGAGGCATTTCCCGAGGGATTGCCAGATGCGCCGTATTCAAAAGAGGGTGAAGCTGCGCTATTGCCGCTTATTCCCTATGTTAAGGAGGAGTTAGCTCCGCGTCAGGGTAGCGCTTTTGGGGCTCCTATTACGGATGTAAACCAAACCACTGCAACTACACAGCGCTATGTTGAAGGTCAACAGATTGCCAAGTGGATTCATCATATATTGGCAACGCGACAAGTAATTGACGAAGAGGATGGTCGAAAATTTTGGCGCGCCGCTAGAGAGAGTGACTTCTTATTGCTTGTTAAGCGCCGTAAATTTTTACCGCAGTTTGAGAGGGCGCTGCGCGAAGCAGACCTTGCTTATGACAGCTCTAGACTTGGGGGTCTTCTCAATACTCTTGAGATTGATGATTTGATTGCATTGCTGACAGTGCTGCTCTCACCACGCCATGATCTACCTCTAGCCCAGGTACTCAGAAGTCCAATTTTTAGTTTTACTGAACAGCAAATGCAGGCATTGAGTATTGCCAAAGCAAAACATGAGCACTATCACTCTTGGTGGGATGTGCTGCAGGATAGTCTAGATGCATCAGCCAAAAAGGCTGCGTACTTTTTGGAGCATTGGCGCGTATTGGCCGAGCATTTACCGGTACATGACTTGTTAGATGAAATTTATCAAGAGAGTAATTTACGCTTTGCATATGCCGCCTGTGCTCAGCCGTTGGCACGTGCGCAGGTAGTTGCCAATCTAGATGCTTTCTTGGAGCTTTCTCTTAATCAGGATGGTGGTCGTTATCCAAGCTTAAGCCGCTTTATTGATGAGATTAATGCTATGCGACGTAGCGATGATGATGAAACGCCAGATGAAGGTGAGGCAGAGTCGGAATCTGAGGTAGAGCTTGCGCAGGTAGATGAGGATAGCGAGATGTCAGAAGAGGATAGGCATAAGCGTGTAAGACTCATGACAATTCATGGGGCTAAGGGGCTTGAGTCTCCATTTGTGATTATTTTGGATGCTAACCACACCGTTGGTGCCTCTGATCATTCTGGCGTTTTATTAGAGTGGTCACCTAACGATAGAAGTCCATCTCATCTGTCGATGTATACCAAGGCAGGACTCACTTTTCCTCGCAGTAAAATTCGAGAGGATGAAGAGGTAATCAGTCAAAATGAAAACTGGAACTTACTTTATGTAGCAATGACGCGTGCTAAGCAAGGCTTATGGATTAGCGGTGTGGCGAAGGAGCCTACGACAAAAAATGCCATTGGACTGGATCAGAAATCTTGGTACGCTAGGGCCCAAGTCGGAAAGTTGCCCACTCTTGAGCTTGCTGAGGTAGTTGTTGCTAATCCAAGCGGTGTAGCAAATGAACATAAGTCAACAGATAGCGCTTTGGACTCAGATACTTTTAGTATTGAGGATTTCCAGATTGCGTGGGATCAGGCAAAAACGAGTCACCAACAGCAGTTGCTCGATATTGCGAGTGGTGCAACAGTTCAATCTAGTGTGACGACAGCGAAAGAAGATCCCGATCCAGAAATTTTGGAAGAGGGTACGCACTTTCATAAACTGCTTGAGTTCCTCGTCCCAGACTCCACTAGCCAAACCAAGCCACCTATGCCTAGCGAGCAAGAGCTTATGAATTGGTTAGGCATTGATCAAGAGCAGGCTAAAAAACTGACAGAGCGTGTACAGATTGTGATCAATGCCTCCAATCTAAAACCGTATCTCACTGAAAACCAGTGGGTGCAAGCTTGGAACGAGTTGGATATTGTCAGCAAAGAGGGTAAGAGCTATCGCATGGATCGTTTAGTAGAGTTTGAGGATCACCTTGCCATAATCGACTACAAACTCACTATTCCAGAAGAGGGTAGCCCAGCGTATGAGAAGTATCGAGCTCAACTGGGCGCCTATAAAGAAGAGCTTGGCAGAATTCGGAAAGATAAACCCGCGAAAGCCTACCTAGTTTCTTCTAAAGGTGAAATTGCACAAATTGTTTGA